The Nostoc sp. UHCC 0926 nucleotide sequence AGGATGACTACCACACCCTGCTCAAAGAACTTTATGCCTTGGACTTGACCCCAAAAACAATTGTTTATTTATGGAGTGTTACACCACCTGATAATATAGAATTAGGACTTGAATCGGTAGACTCTCAAGATTTAGACTTTTACAGTTTGCTGTTTCTAGCGCAGGCAATTGGAGAACAAAATCTCACAGATTCCTTTGAAATTGGAATTGTGTCAAATAATATGCAGGAATTAACAGGTGAAGAGGTGCTATCTCCAGAGAAAGCACTAGTTCTCGGGCCCTGTAAAATTATTCCGATGGAGTACCCAAACATAAACTGTCGTAGTATTGATGTCGTTATTCCCGAACTAGAAAGTTGGCAAGGGGATAAACTCGTAGACCAGCTACTGACAGAACTCACTACTCAACCATCTGATCAGATTATCGCCTACCGTGGCAATCATCGCTGGATACAGACCTTTGAACCAATCCGACTGCATGAAACTGTTGAAGGAAAAACACGCTTAAGGGAAGGGGGAGTCTATCTGATTACGGGTGGATTAGGAGGTGTTGGTCTAGTGTTGGCTGAGTATCTGGCACAGACTGTAAAAGCAAAACTGATACTAACTGGGCGTTCAGCTTTTCCCGATTGCAACGAGTGGTTAGAATGGCTATCTACTCATGATGAATCCGACAGCATCAGTTGTAAAATCCGAAAATTACAAGCGATCGAGGCGTTGGGTGCGGAGGTATTGGTAGTCAGCGCCGATGTTACCAACCTTGAACAAATGTCAGATGCGATCGCTCAGGCCAATCATCGATTTGGTCAGATTCATGGGTTGATTCATGCCGCAGTAGTTCCAGAAGGAGGTCTTATTCAACTAAAAACAAAAGCAGCAGCAGCAAATGCTCTTGCACCGAAAGTCAGGGGAACACGAATCCTCGATATTCTCTTTAAGAATACCAAACTAGATTTCTTTGTACTCTGTTCATCAAGTAGTACATTTCAACCTGTACTAGGTATGGTAGACTACATTGCTGAAAATGCCTTTATTGACGCGTTTGCTCACTACAGTGTCTCTAAATACGGCAAGTTTACCAGAGCCATTGACTGGGATAGATGGAGCAATTTAGGAACGGCAGTAGCCGTTGAAACACGATATAAGGCTATAACAGAGAAAGAGATTGCGCCAGGGATGACCCCAGAACAAGGCATTGAGGCATTTAGACGGATTCTGTTCAGTAGCACGGTGCCTCAGATAGTTGTATCAACGCAAGATTTGCTGACCGAGATTGAGCAGAAATTTTCCTTGCAAGCCCTACAGAAGACCAATATATCTAAATCGGTATACCAAAGACCCCAGCTGAGAAATGCTTATGTTGCTCCTACCAGTGAGAGCGAGTCTAGGATTGCTGATATCTATCAAGAGTTACTAGGGATTGAGCAAGTAGGCATTCATGACAACTTCTTTGAGTTAGGAGGAGACTCCTTAATAGGAACCGTACTAATTTCTCAGCTTCGGAAAAACTTTCAGGTGGAACTATCTGTTCGTTCCCTATTTGAGGCCCCCTCTGTATCTGAATTGGCTCTGGTGATTGAAGAAACTATCATAGAGGAGTTAGAAAAATTATCTGAAGTTTAAGCTAATTTAAATTTAGAAAAGTTTAACTGGAAATCACGAAAAATATTCACTTCCAGGGTTAATTATGAACATTCAAACAGTAGGTGTTGTTGGTGCAGGAGTAATGGGAGTAGGGGTTGCACAAAACCTCGCTCAAACTGGTCATCAAGTCATTCTAGTAGATATTTCTGAAGGAATCCTGGATAAAGCTAAACAGGAAATCAGAAATAATATCCGCTTTCAGAGTTTTTTCAAAAAAAGTGACAACGTAGAGACTCCAGAGAATATCCTCGGAAAAATAGAGTTTTCGACAAACTATAAAATTTTAGAAAATGCAAATTTTATAGTAGAAAATGTCACCGAAAAATGGGATATTAAAAGAGAGATATATCCACTACTAGATTCTATTTGTCCAGCAGATTGCGTATTCGCCGCTAACACATCAGCTATTCCCATTACTCGCATTGGTTCAGTCACTAAACGTGCCGATAAAGTTGTTGGTATCCACTTTATGAATCCTGTACCCATGAAGCCGATGGTGGAGATGATTCGTGGGTATCATACCTCTGACATAACAATTGAGACAGCAAAGCAAATGCTGGCTCAGATGGGTAAAGAATGCATAATTGTTAATGATTCACCAGGTTTTGTTTCCAACCGTGTGTTGATGTTAACTATTAACGAAGCTGTTTTTCTGTTGCAAGAGCAAGTTGCTACAGCAGAAGATGTAGACAAAATCTTTAAAAGCTGTTTCGGTCACAAAATGGGACCTTTAGAAACAGCAGATTTGATTGGTCTAGACACAATTTTATTTTCTATCGAAGTCTTGTACGAAAACTTTAATGATAGCAAGTACAGACCATGCGCTTTACTCAAAAAAATGGTGGATGCAGGGTTGCATGGTAAAAAAAGTGGTAGAGGGTTTTACGTATATCAATAAATAGGAAATATCAAGAGTAATGAACCAAATTGAAGCTAAAATCAAAACTTTCCTTTCAAAATTTTTCGTTAATCATGATTTACAACCAGATGAAGACATTTTTGCTCTAGGTTTTGTCAATTCTATGTTTGCCATGCAACTTGTTTTATTTGTAGAGCAAGAGTTTCAGATTGCCATTGAAAACGAGGACTTAGAATTTGAAAATTTCCGCACAATCAAGTCTATCGCCAATTTAATTGAACGTAAAACTGCTATTCTCGTGCAGTAATAAAATATAAATTGCCATTTTTTGTGGCACAAATGGTATTATGAAACTGGAACTGTCTGCTCAACAAAAAAACGCTAAAGCTGAATTTAGAGCTTTTGTTAATCAGGAAATATGCCCTGATGCTGGCGAATGGGATAGGAAAGAATTTACCCCGCCAGAACTAATTAATAAAATAGCTAAACTTGGTTTTCTCGGTGCTATATTACCCCAAGAATATGGCGGTCAAGGAATGGACATGATTACCTATGGCATTCTCAACGAGGAAATTGGACGGGGATGTTCTTCTGTGCGGAGTTTGTTGACAGTTCACAACATGGTTGCTCATGCTTTGTATAAATGGGGTAATAAATCTCAAAAACTGTATTGGCTTCCCAAATTTGCATCTGGAGAAATCATTGCTGCTTTTGCGTTAAGCGAACCTAATATAGGTAGCGATGCTACAAGTGTAGAAACAACAGCAACGCTTGCAGGTGATACTTATGTCTTAAATGGGCAAAAGAAATGGATTACTTATGGACAAATAGCAGATATATTTTTGGTCTTTGCTAAATGCGAGGGTAAACCCACTGCTTTTTTAGTTGAAAAAAATAGTCCTGGACTGTCAATAAAACCAATGTCTGGCATTTTAGGTGTTAGAGCTTCAATGTCAGCAGAATTGCACTTTAATAACTGTCAGATTTCTTTAGAAAATTTAGTAGGTAAATTAGGTTTTGGATTTTCCTACATTGCTTCTGCCGCGCTTGATTATGGTAGATATAGTGTGGCATCGGGTTGTGTAGGTATTGCTCAAGCTTGTTTAGAAGCTTGTATCAAGTATACAAATGAGCGAAAACAGTTTGGCGTTTATTTAAAAGAACATCAGTTAATCCGCCAAATGATTACTCAGATGATTACTAACGTGAAAGCAGCAAGACTCCTGTATTATCAAGCTGGTTATCTCAAAGAAATTGGCGATCCGAGTTCGATTATAGAAACTTCTATTGCTAAATATTTTGCATCTGTAACAGCAACTAAAGTTGCAAATGATGCCGTACAAATCCACGGTGCTAATGGTTGCACCACTGAATATTCTGTTGCTAGGTATTTTCGAGATGCCAAAATCATGGAAATCATCGAAGGAAGCACGCAAATACAACAGATAACCATTGCCGATTACGGTTATCAGGAATAATGTCACAACCTGCTAACACAGTTATTACTCAAAACATGCTGGCAAGAATGCGAGAATATGATTGGCACAAAAGCTGAACTTTCAAATCATAAACAAGCTGATAAAAAAGCTATTAAATGCGTCGTTTGGGATTTAGATAATACCCTTTGGGATGGTGTTTTATTAGAAGATGACTGCGTTTTTTTGCGAAAGCAGGTTGTTAATATTATCGAAATATTAGATAGTCGAGGCATTTTGCAATCTATTGCTAGTAAAAATGATTATGCTATAACAATGGCGCAGCTGCAACACTTTGGCTTGCACGAATATTTTCTGTATCCCCAAATTAATTGGAACTCCAAATCTAGTTCGATTCAAGAAATTGTTAAATTACTTAATCTTGGTGTAGATACTTTTGCTTTTATAGACGACCAGTTATTTGAATTAGAAGAAGTCAACTTTTCTCTTCCTGAAGTACTCTGTATCAATAGCATTGATCTGGCGTGTCTGCTAGATATGCCAGAAATGAATCCTCGTTTTATTACAGATGATTCAAAATTGAGAAGATTAATGTATATTAGTGATTTAGAGCGAAATCATTCCGAAAAAGAATTTTTTGGAACTCAAGAAGAATTTTTAGCAACACTTAATATGTCTTTTACTATCTCTTCTGCCCAAGAAGAAGATTTACAACGAGCAGAAGAACTAACAGTAAGAACTAATCAATTGAATACAACTGGTTATACATACTCCTATGATGAACTGAATCATTTTCGGGAATCAAATAAGCATAAACTGCTAATCGCCAGTTTGGACGATAAGTATGGCAGTTATGGCAAAATTGGTTTAGCTCTGGTGGAATGCGGAGATTTTTTATGGACTTTAAAACTTATGCTGATGTCTTGTCGTGTTATGTCCAGAGGTGTCGGCACAATTATGCTAAATTATATTATGACATTGGCCAAAAACAATAATGTCCGTTTGCGTTCTGAATTTGTTTCAAATAATCGCAATCGCATGATGTATATATCTTATAAGTTTGCCGGGTTTCAGGAAACTGAGAAAAGAGGAGATTTGCTCATTTTAGAAAATGAACTCACACGAATTCAAGCCTTTCCTGAGTATGTGAAGGTTAACATTATGGATTAGTATACATTGCTAGTTTTCATTGTTTGATAGGGGGCATTATGGACAATAAAAAAGATGAAATTTTGAAACGACGGTCGAAGCTTTCACCTATGCAACGGGAGCTTCTCGAAAAGCGGCTCCAGGGTGAAATTGACTCTCACTATCAGTTAGAGATTATTCCAAAACGCTCCCAAACAAGTCCTGCTCCCCTATCTTTTGCTCAACAACGGCTGTGGTTTCTCCATCAGTTAGATCCCAGTAATCCTTCTTATAATGAACTAGCATGTATACAACTAACAGGTGCGCTTAACGTGAATGCTCTGGAGCAGAGTCTCAACGAGATTGCACAACGCCATGAAGCTTTACGTACTACTTTTGAGATGGTCGAGGGGCAAGCAGTTCAAATCATTCACCCTACTATAACTGTAGCGCTGCCAGTGATAAACTTGTGTTTGATGCCAGAAGCAGTGCGACAAGCCAAAGTCGAGCAACTAATAATACAGATAGCTCAAAAACCCTTTGACTTAGTATCTGGTCCGTTGCTACGAGTCATGCTGATACAAATAGGTGTGCAAGAATATGTGCTGCTATTTGTTATCCACCACATTGCTATGGATGGCTGGTCGAAAGGAGTAGTGTACCGGGAATTAGTAATACTGTACGAAGCCTTCTGTACTGGGAAGACTTCCTCACTTCCAGAACTGCCCATCCAGTATGCAGACTTTGCCACTTGGCAGCGTCATTGGTTGCAGGGTGATGTACTTCAAGCCCATCTCGCTTACTGGAAAAAGCAATTAGGCAGTAACCTTGTTACATTACAGTTACCTACTGACCGCCCCCGACCAGCAGTTCAAACCTTTCGGGGTGCTAGTCAATATTTAACATTGCCCCATGATCTTACAACAAACCTTAAAGCCCTGAGCCAGCAGCAAGGAGCCACACTGTTTATGACGCTGCTAACGAATTTTAAGATTTTACTGCACTGGTACACGAGCCAAGATGACATAGTTGTAGGCACTGATATTGCCAACCGAGATCGATCTGAAATTGAAGGTTTGATTGGATTTTTTATCAATCAATTGGTGTTACGGACAAATTTATCAGACAACCCCACTTTTCAAGAGTTGGTAGGACGGGTGCGAAAAGTGACATTAGATGCTTATGCTCATCAACATCTGCCATTTGAGAAACTGGTAGATGTTCTGAAACCCGAGCGGACTCTAAGTTATATGCCACTGTTTCAGGTAAAGCTTGTTCTTCAGAATACTCCGCTACAACTTTTAAAGCTTGCGGGTTTAAATATAAGGCAATTGAACAGCGACAATGAGACAGCGAAGTTTGATTTACTTTTCAACCTTATAGATACAGAGCAAGGACTGACAGGGAAGTTGGAGTATAACACTGAGTTATTCGACGCTTCCAGCATAACCCGAATGCTAAAACATTTTAAAACACTTTTGCATACTGTTGTTGCACAACCCCAGATTAGACTGAAAGCTCTAGAGGAAATTCTCGTCGAAGCAGATAAGCAACAACAGATGGCTAAACAAAAAGAACTAAAGGAAATTCGTACTCAAAAGTTTAAAAACGTTCAGCGTAGAGTTATTAAACAAACAATTGAATTATGAAAAGTATTGACACCTACAAAAAAAAGAGGTTACCAAATTCTAAGCGGCAAGCTGTTAGCTGGTCACAAGAAGGATTGATTGAGGCGAAGTTATTAAAGCTTGGTACACTCCTTCCTTTAATGCTTCAACCCACAGTAGAAGATGTA carries:
- a CDS encoding 3-hydroxyacyl-CoA dehydrogenase family protein, which encodes MNIQTVGVVGAGVMGVGVAQNLAQTGHQVILVDISEGILDKAKQEIRNNIRFQSFFKKSDNVETPENILGKIEFSTNYKILENANFIVENVTEKWDIKREIYPLLDSICPADCVFAANTSAIPITRIGSVTKRADKVVGIHFMNPVPMKPMVEMIRGYHTSDITIETAKQMLAQMGKECIIVNDSPGFVSNRVLMLTINEAVFLLQEQVATAEDVDKIFKSCFGHKMGPLETADLIGLDTILFSIEVLYENFNDSKYRPCALLKKMVDAGLHGKKSGRGFYVYQ
- a CDS encoding HAD-IIIC family phosphatase, with the translated sequence MIGTKAELSNHKQADKKAIKCVVWDLDNTLWDGVLLEDDCVFLRKQVVNIIEILDSRGILQSIASKNDYAITMAQLQHFGLHEYFLYPQINWNSKSSSIQEIVKLLNLGVDTFAFIDDQLFELEEVNFSLPEVLCINSIDLACLLDMPEMNPRFITDDSKLRRLMYISDLERNHSEKEFFGTQEEFLATLNMSFTISSAQEEDLQRAEELTVRTNQLNTTGYTYSYDELNHFRESNKHKLLIASLDDKYGSYGKIGLALVECGDFLWTLKLMLMSCRVMSRGVGTIMLNYIMTLAKNNNVRLRSEFVSNNRNRMMYISYKFAGFQETEKRGDLLILENELTRIQAFPEYVKVNIMD
- a CDS encoding acyl carrier protein; the encoded protein is MNQIEAKIKTFLSKFFVNHDLQPDEDIFALGFVNSMFAMQLVLFVEQEFQIAIENEDLEFENFRTIKSIANLIERKTAILVQ
- a CDS encoding acyl-CoA dehydrogenase family protein — translated: MKLELSAQQKNAKAEFRAFVNQEICPDAGEWDRKEFTPPELINKIAKLGFLGAILPQEYGGQGMDMITYGILNEEIGRGCSSVRSLLTVHNMVAHALYKWGNKSQKLYWLPKFASGEIIAAFALSEPNIGSDATSVETTATLAGDTYVLNGQKKWITYGQIADIFLVFAKCEGKPTAFLVEKNSPGLSIKPMSGILGVRASMSAELHFNNCQISLENLVGKLGFGFSYIASAALDYGRYSVASGCVGIAQACLEACIKYTNERKQFGVYLKEHQLIRQMITQMITNVKAARLLYYQAGYLKEIGDPSSIIETSIAKYFASVTATKVANDAVQIHGANGCTTEYSVARYFRDAKIMEIIEGSTQIQQITIADYGYQE
- a CDS encoding condensation domain-containing protein, with translation MDNKKDEILKRRSKLSPMQRELLEKRLQGEIDSHYQLEIIPKRSQTSPAPLSFAQQRLWFLHQLDPSNPSYNELACIQLTGALNVNALEQSLNEIAQRHEALRTTFEMVEGQAVQIIHPTITVALPVINLCLMPEAVRQAKVEQLIIQIAQKPFDLVSGPLLRVMLIQIGVQEYVLLFVIHHIAMDGWSKGVVYRELVILYEAFCTGKTSSLPELPIQYADFATWQRHWLQGDVLQAHLAYWKKQLGSNLVTLQLPTDRPRPAVQTFRGASQYLTLPHDLTTNLKALSQQQGATLFMTLLTNFKILLHWYTSQDDIVVGTDIANRDRSEIEGLIGFFINQLVLRTNLSDNPTFQELVGRVRKVTLDAYAHQHLPFEKLVDVLKPERTLSYMPLFQVKLVLQNTPLQLLKLAGLNIRQLNSDNETAKFDLLFNLIDTEQGLTGKLEYNTELFDASSITRMLKHFKTLLHTVVAQPQIRLKALEEILVEADKQQQMAKQKELKEIRTQKFKNVQRRVIKQTIEL